AGAGGTCATCTTCTGCCACCTACAGTAGTTTGTATCAACCTTTACAAATCaaacagatgaaacacacaacatctaAACCCTTCATGATAATCTCACAGCTGGCTGAAATCACACCAAGAAGTacaaaaatctgattttcaTAGACAGCTTCTAAGAGTTCAAAGCTTCTGGCAGCTGCTGTGCAGATGCCAAACACTACCATATgagcaaaataaataagagCTTAAACACGTTTAATAGAAGAACAATGGAGGAAAGAGATGGGAGAAAATGTAAACCAGGTTATTGTGGAGCAGGTGTGTGATACTCCAAACACGTTCAGAAAGTTCACTCGTGACCTCATCCTTGTCTTGAAAGCAGTGGGACGAGGACTGAGAATTAAGTCCAAATCTGAAACAAcagtccttcttcttcttcttcatctaaGTGTCCGTGGCTTTAGACACGCAGGATTTCCAGGCAGTTATTGTAGCAGATGGCGATCCAGTCCGGCTGCGTAGAAGCCCACTGCACGTTGTTGATCTCCCCTTCAGCAGTGTAGGCCAGGATGGGATCCTCAATGGCCCGTGGCATCTGCTGGATGTCCCAGATCAGAGCCTGGTGGTCGTCGGctgaggaaggaagaagagaagcgTGGGCATTAAAAGAGAGGTTTCAGACTGAAAGAGCAGATAAAGTTAAACCTTGAGGTCCCTATTGTACGAAAACAGTGGTCTTAGATTGTACTGTGACCATCAATAGCTGATTTAGAGCTCTGGAAACCACAGACAGGCTGCCTCAAAAAAACTGCTACTGCTAAGAAACTGGTGCAATGACCAaacttgtttattgttttgttcatttttaaaaacatgaaagcagCACACATGAATGATGAGAGTTTTTGACGTGTCTCTGCTAGCATCTGTTTTATATACCACTACAATACACCCAGcccctgtttgtgtgtctcatgtgttaccatttcatttgagtcacagagctaagcatcAGATTTTCCAAAACACATACCTAGCGACAtttgaaaaacccagaaggttATTTATTGGAAAGAGCAGTATTTACCAATATAaccaaaataatattttttatttaggtTCATGTTATACAACTTGAGTAAGAAGATATGTCATTTCCGGCTGCCATCTTTGTATGGATCAGGAAAAAGAGACACCTTCAAGGCAGCGTGTTGTTAAATAACCTTCTGGTTTTGACAAAGTTCGGATCATTCTTTCCCAGAAATGGGGATATTTAGCTCTGTGACTTGATTCTAATGGTAATACATGAGAAGCACAAACTGGGCCTCTGACAAGCCTCAAAAATTGACATTGTACAGTCCGACACACCAAAACCTTATTAGATCCATTTAGTGTGACATGCAATGAATGTTGTTATCCCACAATCTACAAGTGCCTCTACCTGCAGTGCAGATGTGACATGAGGAGTGAGGGGCCCAGGCGATGCCGTTGACACAAGCGCGATGGTTGTTCAGCCGAGCCACTGGAGTGCAAGGCACACGTACATCCAGGATGACCACCTGTCAAACAGGAATATTAAAGTTGGAGACTAACAGAGGTGGAAGAAACACTCAATTCCAACACTTGGTTCCAATCCAGTTGTTTTCATTAGAATTATAATATCTATgtataaaacatcaacatgaaaCAGTGGATAAGTGTccacaaaatgtaatatttaatgtgtttttatgcttcTGGAACTTATGGTTCTCAGTGAAATGACAATACAGAGTCCTTTAAGGATGAATGACATTGCAGGCTTCTCTGGCCTACCAATGTTTcaattttaatacaaaaaaggaggacagaaacaTGGCTACTGGCTGAAAGAGTCCACAGCAAACTGACCTCCATGCCGTCCATGGCCATTGTGGCTAAGTAGTTGGGGTCCTGCTTGTTCCAGCAGAGGCGGAGCAGCGGGTGGTGCTGGGGATCTTCATAGATAATAGTGCTGTGCTCCAGGTGCCGGAGGTCAAACATGCGGACGGATCCATCGGCTCCCACAGAAGCAAACATATCTCTTCCACCCCCTGCACGGCTGAACGCGATGTCATACACCTGTACAGACACATTAAGACATTCATATCCTCGCGTACACAACCACATAGGGCTTCAGTTTACAGTGCAGACACATACAGACCTCTTTGTCGTGAGCAATCAGCTGGGTCTTCACATGTCCAGACACCAGGTTAACTCGTCCTAACACCTGACCAGTCTCCAACCCCCAGATAGTGCAGGTGGTGTCGATGCTGGAAGTGCCTGCAGAATGAACAAACATGTTAAACGATACAAATTAAAGAGCAACCAAGTCCATTTTACAACCTTCTTACTATCTATCATATGGTCGATTTCTTACCCAGCAGATTGGGATCGACTTCATTCCAGTCAAAGGATGTGAGGGGAGCACAGAAGTCTGagttcttgttgttgttcagcaAACATTCAAGACGCGTTTCTGTGTCGCTGACCTGCCACATGAATGCAAAGGAATTCGGCAGTGAGCAGACTTCTTAAAACGAACAGTATATTCAAGTCAATGTGACCATTTCACAGCTGCCAGCTGGCCAAGATGAAGCAGTGCACAAATTGAGTTTACCCCCACAGCCCTGAccagtttgttttcataattGAGTGTGATTGATAACTGACAGATGCAGATGTCTTCTTATTCATCTTGAAGTGCAGTCATACACTACTGTAGTTCACAGGGACATACAGGGAGTTAAAGAATAAGTAGGGCTAGCAATACTCTATTTTATTGTTAATAccaacaaatcacatgaaaaggcaaaaccaacaatgcgttagtccatctctcaaaaCTTTATGACTTACGTACCCTGCACTCAACTCCAAGGCTATTGATGcttatgatttctttttaaaaactgtcgCAAATACatagtttctttttctttaaagactTAAGTGATTTCCATTAACAGCTGGatgctgtagtttttagcaaaagTTTCTAAACAGGAGTGAATAGGAAACATTTGTTGGAACTATTTCCAGCTGTGGATGAATACATATTTGTTGCGCTAAtgagcagcaggatggtgtatgtgggactgagagAAACAAACTACAGCACCCATGTTTGTCATAATGAAGTAAAATGTCACCCAGTGGAACAATGTggctcattaatgtgtttttaatagtttctggacaacagtggagctctatggcacagatgAAAGAGATAAGTCAGGCTTTGGCTGCACAAGCAACACTTGTTAATTGATAAATTAAGAGTAGGTAATGTATGCGAGTGTTGGTCTTGATCTTTTCATGGAAAGTGatgaacataaaaaacacagacgTATCACCAGACTTGTCCTGTAAGATCACATATACCTACCCTCCAAATGCGCAGGTAGTCCCCACTGGTGGCCAGCAGGTCCGGGTACACCCCTTTAGTGTCTGGTATCCACATGATCTTGGTGGTGGGGTAAGGGTGGTCAAATGTGTTCCTGCAGACGAACTCTGAGCTCTCCTCTTCCAGACCCACCAGCTGAACCTGGGCAGGAGCAAGCACATTACCTGATATTTCAAGACGAGCCAAATGATGTTTACATGGCAGCGAGGGTTAGAAATAGCATTAGCTATATATGGTGCTACTATGGCATAgtactattaaaaacacaaaggcagACTTGTGCTGAATATTTACACAGTGCTGAACACTTCGTACTTTTGTGTAACTGtagaataacaacaaaacagacattgTGATTTTATACCTTGGTGCTGCGCAGGACaactagcattagcattagctcacTGACTTTACCATCTTTGGCGTCACGTTAGCTGATGAATGGCCATAACCACACTATGTACCTTGTTGTTGTATTCCTCCACAAAGCTCCCGAGTGCCAGTCGAAAGCGTTTGTCTGGACGGACGCTCCAGTTCATCGCATACACCGTCCATGGCGCCTCGTATTTgtagatttcttttcttttgccgTGAAGCGACATACTCCCGAACTGCAGCTGTTGTCTGAGCAGCTAACAcgctagcgttagctaactgAGAAATAAGTAGTCTTGCAAGCAAACTGCTGCCAGTTACTTTAACTTGCAagagcaaatacacacagatgtagTAATAATGACCATTTAATCAAATGAATCTTGTTTTAGAGAAATAATTCTCCCCACTTTACTTAACAAAGA
The sequence above is a segment of the Enoplosus armatus isolate fEnoArm2 chromosome 17, fEnoArm2.hap1, whole genome shotgun sequence genome. Coding sequences within it:
- the dcaf7 gene encoding DDB1- and CUL4-associated factor 7, translated to MSLHGKRKEIYKYEAPWTVYAMNWSVRPDKRFRLALGSFVEEYNNKVQLVGLEEESSEFVCRNTFDHPYPTTKIMWIPDTKGVYPDLLATSGDYLRIWRVSDTETRLECLLNNNKNSDFCAPLTSFDWNEVDPNLLGTSSIDTTCTIWGLETGQVLGRVNLVSGHVKTQLIAHDKEVYDIAFSRAGGGRDMFASVGADGSVRMFDLRHLEHSTIIYEDPQHHPLLRLCWNKQDPNYLATMAMDGMEVVILDVRVPCTPVARLNNHRACVNGIAWAPHSSCHICTAADDHQALIWDIQQMPRAIEDPILAYTAEGEINNVQWASTQPDWIAICYNNCLEILRV